The Bdellovibrio sp. NC01 genome includes the window TGGATCGCGCCGTTATGCGTGCCGGGAAAGTCGAAGGGGAAACTTCTGGCGAGATGTGGATTTTAACATCATCCGCTTTGATCAAAGTTCGCGCCGATAAGAAAACACAGAAAGCTAAAGTCAAAATTCAAATTCAAGAAAAGAAGTCCTTGGATGTCGAGTTGAAATCGGGATTAGGGGAAGTCATTCTTGCCCAAGCTGACAAAGGACAACAAAGCAAATCTGCCGATACGGCCCAAGCTGTCGAACTTAAGACGGATAAGAATGTTTCGTTTCCATTGAAACAAAATGTATCTGAAAATTTTGGATATAAATCTGAATCAACGGATTGGCTTGAGACGGTGAAGGTTATCAAGGAAGCGATTCGTGCGAAACCAACTCCTAAAGTAATTCCAACCGTAGCAAAAGAAACTCCCACCCCAGCGCCGTCGGTAACACCGAGTCCAACGCCAACGGCTTCGGCAACACCGGTGGCTGAAGGTGAGCCCGCTCTTAATATCGCATCACCGGCCTATAAGGCGCGGGTGACTGAAGAAATAGTCAAGTTAACTGGTACAGTGACACCTGCGGGATCGACAGTGACTTTCAATGGTCAATCATGTCCTGTGGATCAAAACTTGCGTTTTACTTGTGACGTTCCGTTGCAGGTTGGCTGGAACTTTTTCATCGTTCAAATGACGACTCCCAATGGAAAATCCATCTTTAAAAAATGGATCCTGACAAGGACTCCACGCTAATGTTGATTCATCTTCGTAGTAAAATTATCGCGCTGGTCTTATTTGCTGTCGTGCTTGCAGTTGCGGGCACAGTTTTTTTTACGACTAAGAATTTCCTGGAAGATAAAAGAAACTATATCACTGATGTGAATTCGGTAGCTTCAGCCCATGCCTCAAAACTTTTAAGTCAGATACTGGAAAACTATCGCAACGAGTTTGAGCATTTAAACGATTTACTACCTCGCGGCGGCAACGCCTTTGCCGAGCGCTTGCAACAAATTGAAGGGCTAGAGCAAGTTCGCATTTACGACGTGAAAAAGAATCTTCTGCTCAGCGCAGGGCGCACCGGCAAAAACGAAGATATGAGCTGGGTCGAAAAAGACATCGAAGTATTTAAAGCGACTGGCAAAGCTCTTTTTAAAACTCCGAATGAAAAATCGTTTTTATTTATTAGCCAAATTGATAACCATGTTTATGCCGCAACCTTTGATAATCGCAGCTTGTTGTCTGGATTCAATCTGGCAAGTGCCCTGAACGTATCGTTGATTAATGGCGATGGTGAAATTCTTGTTGAAAATAAAGAAACGAAAATTTGGTCTGATCCCGCAATTAAAACTTTTGCGGCTGAATTCTTTGCGGCCCATCAAAATCAACAGGTGTGGGCGCGAGTGCTCAGCTTGCAAGAAGGGCCTCGTGTTCTTGTTGCCATCAGCCCCTTGGACGGACTTAAACAAGTGGGTGTGATTGTGTCGGTACCCGATGCGGAATCGGCGCATCTGGCTTCGCAGATTACTCGGAACTCAATTCCGTTTGTTGTAGGCATTTTGATTCTGGTTTCTCTTTTGGCGTTATTGTTTTCTTCGCGTTTAACTCGCTCGCTGGAAGATTTAACGAAGGCAACGTCTTTGATTTCTGGCGGTAACTGGGATGTGCAATTCAGTTATCGTTCCCGTGACGAAGTCGGACAGCTTGGAAAAGCCTTCAGAAAAATGGGTAAAGAGCTTAAGATTCGTGAAGAGGACCTTAGAAAAGCTCATAACAAAGTTTTACGTTCAGAAAAGTTAGCATCCCTGGGTCAGTTCAGCGCCGGCGTCGCGCACGAGATTAAGAATCCTCTGACTTCTATTTTGACGTATGCGCAATTAATCGAACGTAAATTGGGGGTTGAACAAGACAACCCTCATTCTCCTGGGCAGTTCGCGAAATACATTGTCGAAGAAACGTTGCGTGCAAATCGCATCGTGACGGATCTGCTTACTTTTGCTCGTCAGAAAGCTCCGACGTTGACTTCGCAAAACATCGTGGCCTTGACCGAAAGTACTTTGGCTTTGATGGCCCCGCAGTTGGAGACAGCCGCTGTGACGTTACATCGTCAATACGATCCGACAAGCACTTTAATGGTGGCCGTTGATGCCGATCAAATTCGCCAAGTGATGAGTAACTTAATTATGAATTCTTCACAAGCGATGGAAGAGCAGTCTGCTGAAAAAAAAAATATCACGGTCAGCCTAGCACAAGAGAGCGATGAAATGGTGATGAAGATCGCTGATACCGGCCCAGGAATTGCCCCTGAAAATTTGGGAAAAATATTTGAACCTTTCTTTTCCACGAAAGCCACAGGCAAGGGAACGGGCCTAGGACTTTCCATGTGTCATGGAATTATTCAACAGCATCAGGGACAGATTTCTGTAAATTCTAAAGTGGGTGAGGGTGCCGAGTTTGAAATTCGTTTGCCACTGGCTTAGTGCCTTCTTTATTACGTGCCTAGCGGGGCAAACATTTGCAGGGGTAAAAAAACTGTATCCTGGATCTGTATTGATTTCTGGAACCTTGAAGCCATTGACCTTGGCGATCAATGGGCAAAAGGTTTTATCGACGGCGCAAGAAGAAACACTGATCTATATTAACGGTCAGGAGGTCACTTCTGAAAATAAGGACGCGCATCGTTCTGTTTTTTATAAAACCACTGACGATCACCTTGAAATCAAAAGTGCGCAGAAAAAAGTTTTGATTGAAATGGATTTGCCATCTTTAAAAAAATTGAAGAGCAAAGATAACACGTTCGTTGCGACGGTTGCTCCAGAAACGGCTATCCTGAAGGTCGATGATGAAGTTATCCCAGCGGATGGGGCGGATCGAATTGTTTCTAGCGATAGCAATGAAAAAAGCGCGTGGTTTTCCGATGATCACGCCTTGACGATTATTGATCCCGTCAGCAAAGTAGAGCGCGTCTATGTCGCAGAAGTCAGTTATGATCTTCCGGCGCAGGATTTGCAAAGAATCGGCTTTGATTTTTCTGATTCACCGATATCTGCCATCGGCCTTGGAGTTGGAACTGGCTTTTTCTATGATCGCATTTTCAAAAATCATTTGTTGATCGGCGGAAGAGTTGCACTTCCATGGCCGAAGAGTGGTTTTTACGATCCCGACAATGGTTACATCTTGCAAGTGCGTGCGGGTTATCAATTCTTCCGTCAGTCTAATGCACCGAAATCGCCGGTGTGGCTTGAAGCTGGAGTTGGCGGTCAGTATGTCACTTGGAAAGAGGGCGTGATGGGAAGTCCGACTCCTCAGTCACAGAATGCAACGGTGCCATTCTTCTTTATACACACAATTCCCTTGGTGATTAAAGGCATTCAGTTTGGTTACACGATTCAATTTGGCAAGCGTGCCGCCGATTCAATTCCCAATGACGTGAACACGTTAATGGCTATTTACGAATGGTAAAGATTAAGCCGCGAATTTTTTAAGTTTGTATTGAAGGGTCCCGCGAGAGATTTTTAAAATCGCCGCCGCTTGAGTTTGATTGCCGTCAGCTTTTGTCATGGCATCTTCAATAAGTTTACGCTCCAAGCGTTCTAAGCTTTCATCAAGTCCAAATGATTCTTCATTCACGGTATTAATCGCAACAACATTGCTAGGCATTACACCTGTGATTTCCGGTGGCAATAAAGACGAGGGGATAAAGCCTTGACGAGGTCCTAGAACGGCAAGGCGCTCTAGGATATTTTGCAGCTCACGGATATTTCCAGGAAATGAATACGCACACAAAGAAGCCAATAATTCTGGCGGCAATTGCGCTTTAGAATTTGAATTCATGCGAGCTTTTTGCCAGAAGAACTCAATCATCTCTGGAAGGTCTTCTTTGCGTTCAGCCAACGTCGCAAGATTGAAGCTTAAAACATTCAAACGGAAGAACAAGTCTTCACGGAAGCGACCATCTTGAGTCATCGCTTTTAAATCACGATGAGTTGCCGCGACCACGCGTACTTCCGACTTAATTGTTTTCACACCACCTAAGCGCGTGAATTCTTTTTCTTGAAGTACACGCAAGAGTTTCGCTTGCAATGACAGTGGCAGCTCACCAATTTCATCAAGGAATAAAGTACCACCGCGAGCCAATTCAAATTTTCCGGGCTTTGAAGCGACGGCACCAGTGAAGGCACCTTTTTCATGACCAAAAAGTTCAGACTCAATCAGATTTTCATTCAGACTCGCACAGTTGATACCTACAAAGGGCATATCTGCACGAGTGCTCAATTCGTGAATTGATTTCGCCATCACTTCTTTGCCGGTACCACTAGGACCTAATAGTAAAACTGGGGCAGGGGCGTCAGCCACTTTATCGATAAACGCTTTAGCGTTATGCACGAAGTGAGAATTTCCTAAAAGACGCGTGTGATTTTTTTGATTGTCTTTTTCCACAGACAATCGTGCACGCCATTTACGCATATCTAAAACGCGTTGTACGCGATGCTCAAATTCGGGAATTTCAATGGGTTTTAAAAAGTAGTCTTCAGCGCCAAGTCGGATCGCTTGCACGGCTTGGTTGACGTCGCCGAATGCTGTCATCATCATGAACGATGTTTCGGGTGAAACCTCTTTCGCTGATTTGATGAACTCAAGGCCCGTTAAACCTGGCATTTGGTGATCCGTAATCACCAGATCAAAACTGGTTTTTTTCAATAGCTCTAAAGCGACAAGCCCGCTTTCGCAAGTTTGCACTTGATAAGTCCCAGACAGGACCGCCGCTAATGAATTTCGAAGATGAACTTCGTCATCGACAATAAGGATCTGCATTCCGTTCTTTTCGTCATTTTTTGACAACTTCTAAACGGGATTGGACCTCGGTCCAGCAGTTAATTCAAATCACTGTCTTTGTAGTATTTGGTGCCTTTGATGGTTGCTTCCGCGGCAAGCCCCGCGTCGGTCAGTTGATACAACCACACTCCAGGGGACACTGACATAGCCCCTTGGTAGGCGGCACCTTTGCCGCCCTCGGTCGCTGCTGCCGTCGCTTGTGCTCCTGCTTCCCAACCGGAGTTAATGAAGTCGTTCAGTTTCTTTTGATCTTCAAAAACAAAGATCACTCTGAATTTTTTCACTCCCAAGCCCAAGCCAGCTTGAACCTCTACCATCTTCATAAAGGTTTCTTTTTTAGTGCTTTGATTGTAAGCAATTCCTTTTCCAGATCCTCCTCCGGCAAAGAAGATCTTCATACCGAAATTGCTGAAGACGGCATAGCCAGCGGCGGATTTTATCAGAGCTTTGGCCGATGGTTGAGCCTTATAAAGCTGTGCAAGAATGTCTTTCGTGTTCTTGCGAATTTCTTGTTGTTGCTTAGCCTTGTCGGAAGCAAAGCAGAGAGTGGAAATAAAGAGCGTCACAATCAAGGCTGAGGTGATTTTCAATGTAGTCATGCTTCGAATATCCCGCAGAAAACGAGGACTCAAAAGAACATTGTCGCTTCCGTGATGTCTTACAGAGGATGTTGTGCGACCTAGACCTTTGTCTTGAATAATGCCTCAAGTCTATCTCAATTGTTCTCAAGTAAGAAAACCTGGCCTAAAGTAGGGAGCATTATTTCATCCGGAGGATTCATCCATGGGCAGTGTTGTTTCATTTATCAATCAAAAAGGTGGCGTTGCTAAAACAACGACAGCAATCAATGTCTCTGCACAATGGGCGCAAGAGGGTAAGAAAATCCTTTTGATCGACTTGGATCCGCAATCATCAGCAACGCGTGCGATCTTTGGTGATGTTGAATTTGAAAACACAATCTATGATGTATTGACGGGCGAGTTGGAAGCCCAAGATGCCATCGTTGCTTCGGAAGCTTTTGGTATCGACGTCATTCCTGCTGAAATCATGTTAAGCGGTATTGAAATTCACATGGCGACTAAATTCGGTCGCGAAAGCATTTTGAAAAGAGCATTGGCCGAAGTGAAAGAAAACTACGATATCGTGGTGATCGACTGTTCGCCATCATTAGGTCTTTTGACGGTGAACGCGTTGATTGCTTCTAAAGATATCGTGATCCCAATCTGTCCAGAGTATTTCTCTTTAAAAGGCATCGATTTGATTTTGGATACTTTGAAGCACATTCACACAGGCTTGGGACATAAAATTGAGGTGCGTGGTATTATCATTTCTAAATATCGCAATCGTCGTATCGTTGAAAAAGTGATCAACGATTTGCGCACGATCTACACAATTCCAGTATTCAATAACTACATCCCTGAATCGATCGTCGTCGAAGAAGCCCATCACAATCATTTGCCGATGTTGGAATACTCACCAAAAAATCCAGCAGGTTTGGCTTTGGCAAATCTTGCAGCGGAAATGTGGATCTGATTTGAGTAACGTAAATCCGCTCTTCGTAGATTCAACGAAACCCATTGGTGATAAAGTTGTCACCAATGTGGAGCTTTTGCATGTGACTTTACAGTCAGGTGAATCGTTGTTCTTTGAACTGACGGATGAATTTGGTTTCGTGCAAAGATTCGCAATGAAGCTTCTTGAAACCAAAAAGTCTGCGAAGTACACCGCAGAAGTTTGGCTTAAGTATCAACATCAAATTCAGTATCGTTTTTTGATTGTTGCTGAAGGCGTTGAAACACAGACTTCAGCAACGCGCGAAGTTTGCGTCGGCCATATCATTTCCGAAAAGTGGGAGCCTTGCACAGAGCCGCAGTTAATAAAAACGACGAAAGCCAAACGAGCCAAACCTAAATCGCCAGCGACGGCGGATAAGAACGCAGCTCCGACTATTAAAGCCAAGTCGGCGAAACCCTTATATGAGCCGCACTTGGTGGATCAAATTAAGTCTTTGTTTGACGACTTACTTTAATTTGGAATCGGCAGAACGGATACCGGCGCTAATCTGAAAGATTTTGCAGCTCTTCCGAATTGACCATAATCATCAAGGCCCGCTCCGTACCAATCTGTCCCAACTTTAATAAAGATTTTGCTCGAGCCAATAGAGATATCTGAATAAGCTCCTAGGGCCGCAAAGCCCGATGGCGCGATCGGTGTATAATAAGTTGTAGTCGCTAAACTTCCAACACCCATTTGACCATAGACATTGTCACCCCAGCATTTTAAGGACCCAGAATCTGTAACGCAATAGTTCCAGTTATTTCCTTTAAGTGACGTGACATTTGTAAGTCCTGAAACTGCTGTTGGAACTAATTTCGCACCAGAACCTGAACCGTGGGAAGTACCCCAACATGTTACAGTGTTATTGGCGAGTAGGGCGCAAGTCCCGCTTCCCGTTGAAGCAATTGCTACAGCTGTGGTAATTCCAGAAACTTGTGTATGCGTCAGACGTTCAACGTTGTCATTCTGACCAAGTTGTCCTGAACCGTTAAAGCCCGCACACCAAACAGTGCCGTCACTTTTTAGAATACACGTATGATAGGCGCCTGGTGCGATTTGAATGACGTCTGTACCGACTGCGGTGATTTTAAACGGAACTTTTTGCACCGTTTTATTTCCGGTCCCAAGCGCGCCGTAATCATTCAATCCCCAACAATAAGCTTCGCCAGACTTTACGGCACAGTTTGCTTCACTGAACGAGTAAGTTGCAATCGAAGTAACCCCTGAAGACATGCCCGTTGGCGTAATCGGATTTCCGCTGTTCGCCGTTGAATTGACGCCGCGATTGTTACCACTGCCGATGCACGCCACTGAGCCTGACGTATTCAGACTGCAAGCCCCGTGATCATTTATGATGACGCTTACAATATTCGACGTGGAATTTTTAACTTCCGTAGGAACTTGATAAATCATGTCCGTTAATAAATTACCGACGCGATTGTATGTGTTATCACCCCAACACTTCATTCCGCCATTGAAGATTCCACACATTCCATAGCCGCCAATCGCTAGTACATTGGCACCATTCGCACCTGAAAACATCGTGCCTTTAATCGGCGAGCTGATAGCTGGGTCGTAACCGTCGCCTAAATTTCCCATGCCTCCATACCCTGTGCAATAAGCTTGGCCGGAACGAATGAAGCATGTCGTATCGCCTTCTTGGTTGCCCGTGACATAAGTGACATTGGCTTCGGCGCCGATGACTTGCTGAAGAACTGGATTTGTTTTGCTGCCAGCGACGTTGTTGCCAAGACCGCCATAATCATTTCGACCTCGGCATTTCAGATTGCCATTGACGATACCGCAAAGGTTATAAACATAACTCATTTGTGATGCGTTTTTAAATTCTGGAAGCAGGGTAGGCAGCTCTTCAGCGTCCGTGACTGGCGACAAAATTTCGCCATCGCTGTTGTTACCAAAGCAATAGACATCACCCAAACTATTTTTAGCACAAGTACCATACGTGCCAGCCCAGAAGTCCACGACAGTGCCGATACCATTAACAGCAGTTGGCGTACTTATACCTGTCGTTTGAGTCCCTTGACCCAACTCACCTTGAGTATTTTTACCCCAGCAATACATAATTCCTGTCTTCAATGCACAGACATGATTCCAACCTGCGGAAATTTTGGAAACGCCTGAATCCATTGGTGCAGGAACAGCCAATGGCACAAGTGCATTTCCAACTTTAAGGGTGGCGTTTGGATCTTTACCAAGAGTATACAGTTGATCCGTACCCCAGCAATAGACGGCACCATCTTTGATCGCGCACATGTAATTGTAGCCAATGCCAACATCCGTCACACCAGAAGTCATACCCGTAACTATTTTTGGAATGCTGTTACTTGCGCCGGAACCGTTACCTAAAATACCATCGCCAAAAGTTGCGTGAGAACCCATGCCCCAGCAGTACAAAGCTCCGCCAGCTGTAATCGCGCAGGTATCTTCGTAACCAATTTTAATTTTAGTAACATCGGTAGTGCTAGTTGCAACAGTAACAAGTGTCGGAGATGGAATGGAGTTTTTAACATTCAGTCCCGTTTGGTAGTAATTGGATTTACCCCAGCAATAAACTTTTTTTGCTGTCGTTAAAGCACATGTATGAGCTGAGCCAGTTTCAATACTGACGACCTCGGTTCCCGCAGTGAAATCATTATCATTAATATAAACAGTAGCACTACTTGAATACAAAGTCGCACCTGTAGCGCTTGTTAGTTTGATCGGCACGCGTCTGTAAATTTCATCAGTCGCATTATCAACGGTATTGATTTGACCGAAGTCAACGTACGTATCACCAGAAGGGATTATCGCGGTTCCACTTGTTGCAGAAGTTGTATAGTCGGTTCCCTGAACAGCGCAATCGCTGCCCACACATGTATCCATACTCCAGTTGATAGAGACATCGCCTTTATCCGTCGGCGTTGATAGACTTGCACGGAACGATGAAGAAGCCCCTTCGGTTACGAAAATATCTTGAATCGTCACAAGAGGTGGATCGTCATCATCTGTGATCGTGACGGTATGCTGAGTGTTTGCACCCAAATAAGCCCCGGTCGGGGAGCCTAAAGTCATTCTGAACGTTTCATCGTATTCATCACGAATGTCATCATTAATGGGAATTGATATTGCGACAGAAGTTGAACCGGCGGGAATCGTGACGGTGCCATTTGTGCCCACGAAGTCTGTACCGATAGTTGCAGGATAAGTTCCCACGGCGGTGAAAGTATATGGTGCAGAAACCGCAATATCAGCCGCAGCCGCAATCGAAACATAAACTTTATGAGTCGGGCTGTCGTATTCAGAAATAGAACTTGTCGTCACCGTAAACTGGATATCCGGAGAATCTTTGGTCCAAGTTTTTGTTGTCGCACTGGCGTATGTCTGCCAATTTCCAGCAGAGTCTTTACCAACCACACACAAAGTGATGCTGCCATCACTGAGCCCCGAAATATTATCTGTGATATTTACGCTGGCATTAGTTTCCGCAGAATATCCCGTTGCGCTTGAGCACGTTGTCGAAGCTGTTAAACCCAATTTGTATTTGAACGTAATGACGTCAGTTCCCGCGACGTCGATGTTCATCGCATATTTTGCGCTTGTTCCAGTCGGGAAGCCGGTCACTGTCGCAGTCGGAGGAGTGTTATCAAAGGTCACAGCATTTGAAGTCGCCATCGCACTGACATTGCCAGCCAAATCTTTGACCCACGCATAAAGTGTTTTCGAATTATTTGTTGTTGTGACCGTAAATGTCGCAGGTAGTGTCGCACCCGCAGTCCACGCACAAGAAGCAACTGTTGTGCTGTTTTCAAGGATACACCACGACGTTGGAGATCCACCCACTGTCGTCGTTAAATTATAAATATTCGAGTTCGTAGGCGTGGTGTTTGTCACCGTAAACACACTGATCGTTGGTGCTGTCGTATCAATGACGATATTTTTTGAACCACCTAAAGAACCTGCGCCGCCCAAAGCGGGCAAAGTAATCGCTGCACCATTGCCAGCTAGATCGGCAATGGTTCCTGCCCCTAAACTCAATGCGGCAGTTGAAAGGTATTCAAGATCTGCGGAAGTATCCGTTGCCTGCACGGTATAGACAAAATTTAACGTGTTCGTTGCAGATCCTGTTGTATAAATGGCTGATCTGTTTGTCGGCGTTGTATTTAAAGCAAGCGATGGAGATCCCGTGACATTCACGACCTCAGAAAAAGTCATCTGAATATCGATAAGATCGCCTGCTTTATATGATCCATTAGCAGTACTTGAAGTCACAGCTAAAATTGTCGGAGCCTGCGTATCAATTGTGATAGAGTCAGAACACGAAGAATCAACGGTATTCGAAGCATTATCGATCGAAGTGATTTTGTAAGTGTAAGTGCCACCATGGACACCCGTAAAACTTTGCGATGTCGTCGCAGATGATAAAGCAAGCAACGAGCCCGTTGCACTCGTACAAGTCGCATCTGAATAGAATTGAATTTTTTGTGAAGCAAGAGCTGCGGACGGGGACTTCGTCCAGGTCGCAACTAACGCTGTT containing:
- a CDS encoding HAMP domain-containing sensor histidine kinase — encoded protein: MLIHLRSKIIALVLFAVVLAVAGTVFFTTKNFLEDKRNYITDVNSVASAHASKLLSQILENYRNEFEHLNDLLPRGGNAFAERLQQIEGLEQVRIYDVKKNLLLSAGRTGKNEDMSWVEKDIEVFKATGKALFKTPNEKSFLFISQIDNHVYAATFDNRSLLSGFNLASALNVSLINGDGEILVENKETKIWSDPAIKTFAAEFFAAHQNQQVWARVLSLQEGPRVLVAISPLDGLKQVGVIVSVPDAESAHLASQITRNSIPFVVGILILVSLLALLFSSRLTRSLEDLTKATSLISGGNWDVQFSYRSRDEVGQLGKAFRKMGKELKIREEDLRKAHNKVLRSEKLASLGQFSAGVAHEIKNPLTSILTYAQLIERKLGVEQDNPHSPGQFAKYIVEETLRANRIVTDLLTFARQKAPTLTSQNIVALTESTLALMAPQLETAAVTLHRQYDPTSTLMVAVDADQIRQVMSNLIMNSSQAMEEQSAEKKNITVSLAQESDEMVMKIADTGPGIAPENLGKIFEPFFSTKATGKGTGLGLSMCHGIIQQHQGQISVNSKVGEGAEFEIRLPLA
- a CDS encoding sigma-54 dependent transcriptional regulator, encoding MQILIVDDEVHLRNSLAAVLSGTYQVQTCESGLVALELLKKTSFDLVITDHQMPGLTGLEFIKSAKEVSPETSFMMMTAFGDVNQAVQAIRLGAEDYFLKPIEIPEFEHRVQRVLDMRKWRARLSVEKDNQKNHTRLLGNSHFVHNAKAFIDKVADAPAPVLLLGPSGTGKEVMAKSIHELSTRADMPFVGINCASLNENLIESELFGHEKGAFTGAVASKPGKFELARGGTLFLDEIGELPLSLQAKLLRVLQEKEFTRLGGVKTIKSEVRVVAATHRDLKAMTQDGRFREDLFFRLNVLSFNLATLAERKEDLPEMIEFFWQKARMNSNSKAQLPPELLASLCAYSFPGNIRELQNILERLAVLGPRQGFIPSSLLPPEITGVMPSNVVAINTVNEESFGLDESLERLERKLIEDAMTKADGNQTQAAAILKISRGTLQYKLKKFAA
- a CDS encoding YSC84-related protein, which translates into the protein MTTLKITSALIVTLFISTLCFASDKAKQQQEIRKNTKDILAQLYKAQPSAKALIKSAAGYAVFSNFGMKIFFAGGGSGKGIAYNQSTKKETFMKMVEVQAGLGLGVKKFRVIFVFEDQKKLNDFINSGWEAGAQATAAATEGGKGAAYQGAMSVSPGVWLYQLTDAGLAAEATIKGTKYYKDSDLN
- a CDS encoding ParA family protein — its product is MGSVVSFINQKGGVAKTTTAINVSAQWAQEGKKILLIDLDPQSSATRAIFGDVEFENTIYDVLTGELEAQDAIVASEAFGIDVIPAEIMLSGIEIHMATKFGRESILKRALAEVKENYDIVVIDCSPSLGLLTVNALIASKDIVIPICPEYFSLKGIDLILDTLKHIHTGLGHKIEVRGIIISKYRNRRIVEKVINDLRTIYTIPVFNNYIPESIVVEEAHHNHLPMLEYSPKNPAGLALANLAAEMWI
- a CDS encoding Calx-beta domain-containing protein, translated to MKLTPSEDGTSLVIDEGSALQITLLVENSDKLNNAVSKLQWHIENANGYFLYSSGVVMIAPGTNSISFPIEVKRNGNVEGDQNFVLTFESSDFVNLEAFKIQLHVRDTTTKALLTASDLNFGAVLKDGNIERTLTVTNSGEATAESIAWDSLTAPFAFKGGSFPGSGGTCANTLAGGESCTMVLTYAPTEPASHNLNFNATYKTPDVDSSKSVQLWGLGVEVAATLGGLPTSNSNISSLNVTVSGTDVTAYKYKLGLQSSTDCSDSADYSSEIAVATHITNALSSYTNQNLRLCVVGKESHNLWQPYNLATHYDWHFDDTPLTLSLNQALTQLDPATNTPVEFTVLFNKPIVPGTFTTAAIQQTGSATGITWSLATSDNVTWSLKATAITGDGTVIPQINAGEVSDVSGNFNQAANSADRSVLYDSIKPTLTINQKAGQADPTNTLPIEFTITFSEVIEPSSFTVADITQSGTATSIVWNLTTSNNKVWSLKATAAGNGTLIPSIAAGVVTDLAGNTNTASTSTDHTVEYNTAAPDNSSNLVWQQSNPANTTALVATWTKSPSAALASQKIQFYSDATCTSATGSLLALSSATTSQSFTGVHGGTYTYKITSIDNASNTVDSSCSDSITIDTQAPTILAVTSSTANGSYKAGDLIDIQMTFSEVVNVTGSPSLALNTTPTNRSAIYTTGSATNTLNFVYTVQATDTSADLEYLSTAALSLGAGTIADLAGNGAAITLPALGGAGSLGGSKNIVIDTTAPTISVFTVTNTTPTNSNIYNLTTTVGGSPTSWCILENSTTVASCAWTAGATLPATFTVTTTNNSKTLYAWVKDLAGNVSAMATSNAVTFDNTPPTATVTGFPTGTSAKYAMNIDVAGTDVITFKYKLGLTASTTCSSATGYSAETNASVNITDNISGLSDGSITLCVVGKDSAGNWQTYASATTKTWTKDSPDIQFTVTTSSISEYDSPTHKVYVSIAAAADIAVSAPYTFTAVGTYPATIGTDFVGTNGTVTIPAGSTSVAISIPINDDIRDEYDETFRMTLGSPTGAYLGANTQHTVTITDDDDPPLVTIQDIFVTEGASSSFRASLSTPTDKGDVSINWSMDTCVGSDCAVQGTDYTTSATSGTAIIPSGDTYVDFGQINTVDNATDEIYRRVPIKLTSATGATLYSSSATVYINDNDFTAGTEVVSIETGSAHTCALTTAKKVYCWGKSNYYQTGLNVKNSIPSPTLVTVATSTTDVTKIKIGYEDTCAITAGGALYCWGMGSHATFGDGILGNGSGASNSIPKIVTGMTSGVTDVGIGYNYMCAIKDGAVYCWGTDQLYTLGKDPNATLKVGNALVPLAVPAPMDSGVSKISAGWNHVCALKTGIMYCWGKNTQGELGQGTQTTGISTPTAVNGIGTVVDFWAGTYGTCAKNSLGDVYCFGNNSDGEILSPVTDAEELPTLLPEFKNASQMSYVYNLCGIVNGNLKCRGRNDYGGLGNNVAGSKTNPVLQQVIGAEANVTYVTGNQEGDTTCFIRSGQAYCTGYGGMGNLGDGYDPAISSPIKGTMFSGANGANVLAIGGYGMCGIFNGGMKCWGDNTYNRVGNLLTDMIYQVPTEVKNSTSNIVSVIINDHGACSLNTSGSVACIGSGNNRGVNSTANSGNPITPTGMSSGVTSIATYSFSEANCAVKSGEAYCWGLNDYGALGTGNKTVQKVPFKITAVGTDVIQIAPGAYHTCILKSDGTVWCAGFNGSGQLGQNDNVERLTHTQVSGITTAVAIASTGSGTCALLANNTVTCWGTSHGSGSGAKLVPTAVSGLTNVTSLKGNNWNYCVTDSGSLKCWGDNVYGQMGVGSLATTTYYTPIAPSGFAALGAYSDISIGSSKIFIKVGTDWYGAGLDDYGQFGRAAKSFRLAPVSVLPIPN